A stretch of DNA from Gemmatimonadota bacterium:
GATTACACCAACAAAAACGAAGCTGCCGCCGTCGCATCAAAGGCAATTTTCGGATAGACCCAACCAATAGGAGACAAACCGATGTACCTGATAAATGGCGTGTACGAGATCGAGCAACCGATCTACAAGCTCCAACGCAACGGCGCCGAGTCCCTTCCCGATGAGGAATTGCTGGCATTGGTCTTGCGAATGCCCCAACGCAATGGTAGCGATGTGCTGGCGAAGTGCCGCTCATTCCTTCGGAAAAATCCCCTCGAATCCCTCAAAGACTTTCAGCTTGAAACTCCGCCCGGGCAGATTATCGACCGCCAGCTTAAAGGCAAAGACTTGACCAAATCCCAACAGATCACTCTGCTCGCCGTCCTGGAGTTTTCCCGCCGTGTGCTGGACAGAGGCATGGGCACAGAGCCGAGTATCACTTCCCCCGCTGATGTTCTCCCAGAGCTTCGGCATATTCGAGACTTCAAGCGAGAGCATTTTGTTGTGGTGTTTCTGAATGCTCGCAATCAGGTCTTAAAGACCGAGACGGTGAGCATCGGATCCCTCAATGCCAGCCTGGTGCATCCGAGAGAAGTGTTTGCGCCAGCCGTTGGGATAAGCGCGGCCAGCGTAATCCTCGGCCACAACCATCCGAGCGGCGATGTTACTCCGAGTAGAGAGGACATCGAGCTTACGCGCCGTATGGTTCAGGCTGGCGAAATTATGGGCATCGAAGTGGTCGATCACCTGATCATCGGATCGGATCGGTTCATTTCAATGAAAGAGGCCAACGTATTCTAACCACTACCTGGGCGGCCCGTGCGGTCGCCCGTCACACACAAGAGGATCAAGCCCATGTGGATAGAAAACCGTCAGCGGCTGATTGCTCTGGAAGGCAGAGACATCAAGCTGGAATGCCGCGAGATCGTCTTCGACAATGGCCGCAACATCGAGGTCATACGGCATCCATCACCACAAGCCGCCAGCGTCCAGTATAACGCAATAGTCCAACGCCTGACAGAAAGCGGCCTGATCATCTGAAAGGAACCCCACCAATGCCAGAATATGAGGATGCGCCGCCAGAGATCGCCGAGGCGATTGAGACGGCTACGCCCTTAGAAACCACCACCAACCACACACCGGAAAAGTTCGTTGTCCGTCTGAAGTTCTTCGGATTGGTCACACTCAAGCCAGAGGATTTTGTGAAACGGCTTGAGGAATTGTGTCAAGAGTTCACGGAGACACCAGCCGATTACTGCTTTTCCTGGGACACAGATTTTGCTGCTGAATAACAATCACCTGGGCGGCTTTGGTCGCCCACATCCAACAGGAGAATCACACATGGCACAACCCGAAATCACATTCCGTCACGGCCTTTGCTCTGCGTCTATCTACGAGCAAGAGTTTGAGCGCGGAGAGGAAAAGTTCACTGTCCGAACGGTCTCGTTTCAGCGCAGTTACCTGGACAAAGACGGCAACTGGCAGACCACCAACAGCTTGAAGGTGAACGATATACCGAAGGCTGTCCTGGTGCTGAACAAAGCCTATGAATTTCTCACGTCCAACAGCTTTGCCGATGCGGGCGCCGATGGCGAATAGGGAGACATCAATGGCAAAAGGAAAGCCTGCACCCACCGCGCCTGAAAGCCTTGTTGTAAAGCTGAAAATCTCGGGACAGGTCGCCAGGCGCAAAGTCTTTGTCAATCAACTTGACAAGCTCTGCCAGACGTTCACAAATGGCCGTGTGGTCTGCTCTATGAGCCGCCCGCTTAACCCTGAAAGGAATTGATATGTGGCTACAAAATGGCCGCCGATTACTCGCCCTTGAAGGCCGCGACATCTCACTGACAGGGCGGGATATTGTCTTTGAAGGCCATACCCGAAACGTCGAGGTTGTCCGCTATCCATCCCCCAAAGCCGCCAGTGATCAATTCAGCACAATCATAAAGGCGATTGGAGAGGATCGAATCATCATTCAGGACTTCGAGGACGAGTAACCACCAGGGCGGCCCCAGTGGTCGCCCATAACCCCCAACCATTGAAAGGAATATCCAATGGAAGCAATCAGCGCAGAAACCGCTCTACTGCCAGAGGTCGATGTTGAGGCTATCGTTGGCGAGTGCTATGTGCCGTTCCCCAGTAACGTTATCAAAATTCGCAATGACGCTGGCACCGGCGGCAAAGATTTGTCCTATGTGGGACACCCCGAATATACCCGGCGCCTGGATCGGCTCTTTCCCTTCTCCTGGAGCTTCCACACAGAAATTGCAGGGCTTACCGATACCACTGTGGGCGTCAAAGGCTCGCTGTCTATCACCCTTGAGGATGGCCGTGTGGTAACTCGTGAGAATTACGGACACGGCAACATCAACCGAGGGTTCCCATTAGGCGATGCAATGAAAACCGCCTGTGTCGATGCCCTCAAAAAGTGCTGTTCGATGTTCGGGATTGGTCTGCATCTGTATGACGGAGACGACGACAACGCCAGCCGCGCCAGCAACGGACGACATCACAACGGGCACTACGACGACCCGCTTGCTGACCCCGGCCATGATTGGCTGAATGATCCGAACCCCCCGCCGCGCGAGCAGGGGCCAGAGCGTTATGAGGTTGGCCCTGGAGAAGCGGCCACATCAAAGCAGATCGTCGCCCTTCAGAACATCGCCAAATCCTCAAAGACTGATGGCGACCTTGCCGACGAGATTAACCGCAAGCTGAAGACCCCACCAAAAGACGGCGAGGTAAGAATTACCAAGCGGGAAGCATCGGATTTGATAAGTCGCGCATTTGGGGAGAAGTAAAGGCGTCTGAGAGCGATTATTTGAAAAGTGCCTGGGGGAGAGACACTTGCTAATCGCTCTCAGATACCTTAAAATAAAGGGTTTCGTGGCTTTTTGTGCATCGAGCCTCGCGCCCGCGTAGCTCGGCCCAAAATATAGGGAGGGCAAATGTCCGAAAAGAGCTTGGTTTCTGTGTTGGTGTTTTTGATGCTCCTGGGTTGTTCAGTGTTTGTTGTTGATAAGACTGTGCGTGAAAAACTTGATATAGCTTGGGGAAATGATCAAATCCGAGGGAGTATCAGATGGAAATTTACGGGCGGTGACAATCCTGTTCGGGGTGCTTGGACTATATATCTTTACAACCCAACTCCAGAAGATTGCACATTTAGAGTCGCAAGATTGTCATTTGTAGATGCGGAGGGGTTCCAGGTAGCTGAATATAGACCACGTTGGGATTCTTTGTTTGTCGGGGGATTCCAGAGCAGTACCCTGCAAGGAAATTTCGAGATTAAAGTGGATGCTTTGACGGCAAACACAATCATAGCAGATATGGAGGTGTATGCAGTTGTCGAGTAAGATAAACTCCCCTCGAGTACGACACACACACGCGCCCCTGACAGAGATTGTCAGGGGCTTTTTCTATTCCCGTAACACCCAAAACAAAAGGAGCGATATGGACATTCTGAAAAGCTACTGCAAGCACCTGTATTGCCTCTTGCCCCCCGTCGAGCGTGGCCTTTGTGGATACCACCTAACGGATCCACCAGAGGACGAATCCCATTACTCGGTTTATCGCATCACGCTTGGCGATGGACGGGCTTTTGTCGAGGCCACAGAGGACAGAATAGCCGACCGCATCAAAGAGCATTTTCACACAAAGAACAGCCCCATAGGGCAAGGAATAAAGCCTGGATCCGTGTGGCGTGGTGAATGCCTGGACACAGGTTTATCGAGACAACAAGCCCTGTCGCTGGTGAGCAAAGAGAAAGCCCGCCTCGATGTGCAGATCAAACGTCCCGTTGGCCGACCGCGCACTAGCAACCTCAAGCTGTTGTCGATCAAAATACCGGAGCCGCTATTGGCACTAATCCAAAAGGCCACCGGGAACTCCCTCGATTCCCGCAACCAAGTCATCAGCAAAGTACTCGAGCAGTATTTCACCGGACAACTGGTTCGCGCAGATGATACCCCGCTGGATTATGCGAACAGCATCGACTTTGACGCCCCAATGGTCAGGAGGGAATTGCCATTCACGTCGTCACACTAACCCGTGCAAAGGAGCAAAAACATGAGCCAATCCAACGGCAAGTCGCCCCAAAGGGAACTGACGGTTATTGCCGCAAAAATCCCGCGCGGTATCGTTGTACGTCTCGACCGCGCCGCCGGTAACTCGTGGAATACGAGAAATGCCGTGATAAGCAGAATCCTGGAGCAGTATCTATCAGGCCAGTTGGTCAGAGCAGACAACGCCCCACTGGAATTTTCGGAGAGTATTGGACTTCCCTGACAGACGCCCATAGAAGCCATCTAACGCACGATCTGGTTAGCCCGCAAACCTGGGAACAATACGAGACCTCTAAACCTACCCCGCAGGGCTTTGATTCTGTGGGCTTTTTTCATGGGAGACCTTACATGGGAGAAAACAGCTATTACAACGATGATGATTTTTGGCAGAAGATCAACGCCTATGCAAAGCTGGCTGGTCGCAAGGTCATAGAGAAAGCCTTACAACTCTACTATGCCGCCGCCGCTAAAGAAACGCCCGCTTGGGCAAAGTCCGTGATATGGGGTGCGCTGATGTATTTCATTGCGCCGATTGATGCCTTGCCCGATGCTATACCAGTCGCAGGTTTCACCGATGATTTTGGCGTCCTGGTCTGTGCGCTCATAACCGTGAATGCACATATTACTGAAAAGATCGAAAAGCGAGCCGCCGAGAAAATAAAGGAGTGGTTCGATCAAGAGACGTGACTTTTCCAGTTGACGGCCCCGCCTTTGCGTTGTATTCTGACAACAGTCCATTGTCATGGCGGAAACCCGATTATGTCGGGTGGCTCGCCCTATACAACAGCCCATTAACGGCAAAGGGTCGCTCCCTGAGCCGGGTGAAAAGGCGGGGCTATTGTGCGTATTTTCCGCATGACGGTGGACTCTGCCCGGCACTCATTTTTATGAGTGCCAACCACCTCACGCGGGAAGTCCACCGATGCGTAAAGCGGCCCCACAATCTGTATCAGTTCAATACCCACAAGCACCTGTGCGCTTTGTCCACAGGTGCTTTTTGTATGTACATCTTTGAAAAGGAGAATCGCATGAAACCTATCATCCTCACTTTAACCCTCAAAAGATTACTGCTGTTCGGCATTCCTATACTCGCGTTTGTGTTATCCCTCTTTGTCGGCCTGACCTTCAAGGCAAACGGCTTGAAGAAAGAGAACGACAAAATGAAAGAGAATATGACATTTTTCGCCAGCCATCCGATCAGTTTTCTCGGCGAAATTTCCACGATCAGACCACTGCAAGAAGGCCCCAACAAGTACGCTTTCTCTGCTTTGGGCTGGTACAAAAACGAGCGGGTAGTTTATGTTTGCACAAGCACCCGTAACAGCCCAAGAGCAAAGCAGAGAATCGCCCTATACCGCCACAGGGCAGCCAGCGGTGGAAGTAGAGATTTCCTTGTTTCAGGGCAATCGGATGGCAGTGGTGTGACCACCACGAAAGAAGGGTCTTTGGGCATATTTTTGAAAGATTGTATCGTGCTTTACTAACCACAAACAGGGATGTGTCACCATGAATTTTTGCACACTATTGTTGTTGATCACCGTCCTGGCCGCTTGCTCGCAAGAGACTGCCGATCGTCAGACGGCTGGTGATGATCTGGCCGAGAGAGGAGTAGTATGAGATCATTTTTTATTTTGACCGGTATAGCCTTGATAGTGGCCTTGGCTGGCTTTCTTTATAGCGCCATTGCATCTCGCCGTCTTAAGCGAAAATATAAGGACGATAAATAGGGCAGGAGGCTAATCTTTATGATCTCGTCTATAATCACCTTACCCTTATTGTCAATGTTGTAAGTCTGCATTCACTCTTTTATTCAGGAGAATATTATGTCTAAGAATAAGTCTTCGGATGATTCCCGTTTTGAACCCGATTTTGAAGCTTACGGAAAAGCGTTCGATAAATCTTTTGAGCGAGAAAGCGAGAAGTTTGAGGAAATCAAGAAGCAAAAATTAATTATGGCGCTGTACGGTAGCGTGAATAGCGGAAAATCTTCCACTATCAATGCACTTACCGGCCAGCCGTTAGCTAGTGTAAAGGCTGTCGCAGGTTGGAATAAAGAAGTTATGCTGTATCCATTTGGAAAAGATGTCTATATCTCCGACACGCCAGGCTTGGAGGACATTGAC
This window harbors:
- the radC gene encoding DNA repair protein RadC — its product is MYLINGVYEIEQPIYKLQRNGAESLPDEELLALVLRMPQRNGSDVLAKCRSFLRKNPLESLKDFQLETPPGQIIDRQLKGKDLTKSQQITLLAVLEFSRRVLDRGMGTEPSITSPADVLPELRHIRDFKREHFVVVFLNARNQVLKTETVSIGSLNASLVHPREVFAPAVGISAASVILGHNHPSGDVTPSREDIELTRRMVQAGEIMGIEVVDHLIIGSDRFISMKEANVF
- a CDS encoding Rad52/Rad22 family DNA repair protein, coding for MEAISAETALLPEVDVEAIVGECYVPFPSNVIKIRNDAGTGGKDLSYVGHPEYTRRLDRLFPFSWSFHTEIAGLTDTTVGVKGSLSITLEDGRVVTRENYGHGNINRGFPLGDAMKTACVDALKKCCSMFGIGLHLYDGDDDNASRASNGRHHNGHYDDPLADPGHDWLNDPNPPPREQGPERYEVGPGEAATSKQIVALQNIAKSSKTDGDLADEINRKLKTPPKDGEVRITKREASDLISRAFGEK
- a CDS encoding YkvA family protein, whose translation is MGENSYYNDDDFWQKINAYAKLAGRKVIEKALQLYYAAAAKETPAWAKSVIWGALMYFIAPIDALPDAIPVAGFTDDFGVLVCALITVNAHITEKIEKRAAEKIKEWFDQET